The following proteins are encoded in a genomic region of Clarias gariepinus isolate MV-2021 ecotype Netherlands chromosome 12, CGAR_prim_01v2, whole genome shotgun sequence:
- the sapcd1 gene encoding suppressor APC domain-containing protein 1: MACDSSYTVVIVPLQNSLYSSDALRFFHWLKRLHALEREKDSLWIGLEVLEQARFWYQYQLDRVNQRHERIGMRKHDEEEEGWSCALRSAMQRVNGSLGSLLNNAYVCRAVPDEKEGSDWFLRWTNATLTQEVSQKNDRISMLEFEKELLIQQQKNEINL, encoded by the exons ATGGCATGTGATAGCTCCTACACTGTGGTTATCGTCCCTCTGCAGAACAGCCTGTACAGCTCGGACGCTCTGCGATTTTTCCACTGG CTGAAGAGACTGCATGCtctggagagagagaaggacagtCTGTGGATTGGACTGGAGGTCTTGGAACAGGCTCGATTTTGGTATCAATACCAGCTTGATCGAGTCAACCAGAGGCATGAAAGGATCGGGATGAGGAAACATGATGAAGAAGAA GAGGGCTGGTCATGTGCATTACGCTCTGCTATGCAGCGTGTGAATGGAAGTCTGGGAAGTTTGCTGAACAATGCATATGTGTGTAGGGCAGTCCCTGATGAGAAAGAAGGCTCAGACTGGTTTCTGCGCTGGACCAATGCCACACTTACCCAG GAGGTGAGTCAAAAGAATGACAGGATTTCCATGTTGGAGTTTGAGAAAGAGCTACTCATTCAACaacaaaagaatgaaataaacttGTGA